A portion of the Gimesia chilikensis genome contains these proteins:
- a CDS encoding Rieske 2Fe-2S domain-containing protein encodes MTNWIPLGDVSEIKPGSRKLYTLHGTEIAVFHVAEPEQPGTFYAIDNACPHQGATLIEGEGCGTEVNCPLHDWTFDVASGECLDFPEFPLTRFELKQEADLLLINGDAFTEAEALNLFLVRYSVMGWVDHFAADAETNYHHRDRVILQTSRGEEVGEILSSFTAPDKNKTPAGTILREFTPLDQEQLPGQGDVNTQVFRDCQQLIQERGMPAEIIDCEQLFDQQTVVLYYLGSRLPALEILAQELNARYPWRIVFHPVDEAPAASGCSSGGCGCDQK; translated from the coding sequence ATGACCAACTGGATTCCGCTGGGCGATGTTTCCGAGATCAAGCCCGGCAGCCGAAAACTATATACCCTCCACGGCACCGAGATCGCCGTCTTTCATGTCGCCGAACCGGAACAGCCGGGAACCTTTTACGCGATCGACAATGCCTGTCCGCATCAGGGTGCCACGCTGATTGAAGGCGAAGGCTGCGGCACCGAAGTCAACTGCCCCCTGCATGACTGGACGTTCGATGTAGCCAGCGGCGAGTGTCTGGATTTCCCCGAGTTTCCGCTTACCCGCTTTGAACTGAAACAGGAAGCCGATCTGCTGCTGATCAATGGAGACGCGTTTACTGAAGCAGAAGCACTTAACCTGTTCCTGGTCCGCTACAGCGTCATGGGCTGGGTCGATCACTTCGCCGCTGACGCGGAAACGAACTATCACCACCGCGATCGCGTCATCCTGCAGACCAGTCGCGGCGAGGAAGTTGGCGAGATTCTTTCGTCCTTCACTGCTCCAGACAAAAACAAAACCCCCGCGGGAACGATCCTGCGCGAGTTCACTCCCCTCGATCAGGAACAGTTGCCGGGACAGGGAGACGTCAACACCCAGGTCTTCCGCGACTGTCAGCAGTTAATTCAGGAACGGGGCATGCCTGCGGAAATCATCGATTGCGAACAACTGTTTGATCAGCAGACAGTCGTCCTGTATTATCTGGGCAGCCGCCTGCCGGCCCTGGAAATTCTGGCGCAGGAGCTGAATGCCCGCTATCCCTGGCGGATTGTTTTTCACCCCGTAGACGAAGCACCTGCTGCTTCGGGCTGCTCCAGCGGCGGCTGTGGCTGCGATCAGAAATAA
- a CDS encoding leucine-rich repeat domain-containing protein: MSKAATDSEEDVPQESTLETDIKALKEISANLKMDYNGNISQVSFSGSKLVDNGLVYLGRLNKLRKLDLSGSKVTDDGMSHLKSLKSLREISLHGIPVSDTGLAEFKKLTNLEVLNLSRTKVTDAGLKHLKGLDNLKELFLTGLEITGDGLTHLSDLKSLETLGLSETQITDEGLAHIKGLKKLRVLLLRDTQISDEGLKQIKSLTRLQRLWLRNTQITDEGMKYLAKMKDMEWLELNDTEIGNAGIAEIKVLENIIDMNLRNTSVTDKCIPSLKKLKDLGTLYIDGTEITEEGIAKLEKALPYCRVEQ, translated from the coding sequence ATGAGCAAAGCTGCCACGGATTCAGAGGAAGATGTTCCACAGGAATCAACTCTGGAAACAGATATCAAAGCCCTGAAGGAAATCAGTGCGAACCTGAAGATGGACTACAACGGGAATATTTCCCAGGTCTCCTTCTCCGGTTCCAAGCTCGTCGACAACGGGCTGGTTTACCTCGGTCGGCTGAATAAGCTGCGAAAGCTGGATCTCTCGGGCTCCAAGGTGACCGATGATGGGATGTCGCATCTCAAGTCGCTCAAGAGTCTGCGGGAAATCTCTCTGCACGGCATTCCCGTTTCGGATACCGGGCTGGCGGAATTCAAAAAGCTGACCAACCTGGAAGTACTCAACCTGTCGCGGACCAAGGTCACCGATGCGGGTCTCAAGCACCTTAAGGGGCTGGACAATTTGAAGGAACTCTTCCTGACCGGCCTGGAAATCACCGGCGATGGGCTGACACATCTGTCCGATCTGAAGAGCCTGGAGACACTGGGACTTTCCGAAACCCAGATTACCGACGAGGGGCTGGCTCACATCAAAGGACTGAAAAAACTCCGCGTGCTGTTACTGCGGGACACGCAAATTTCCGATGAAGGTCTGAAGCAGATCAAGAGCCTCACCCGGCTGCAGCGACTGTGGCTGCGCAACACGCAGATCACCGATGAGGGAATGAAGTATCTGGCCAAGATGAAAGACATGGAATGGCTGGAGCTCAACGATACCGAAATCGGCAACGCGGGGATTGCAGAAATCAAAGTGCTGGAAAACATCATTGATATGAATCTGCGGAACACCAGCGTGACCGATAAATGCATTCCCTCGCTGAAGAAGCTGAAAGATCTGGGCACCCTCTACATCGATGGTACCGAGATCACCGAAGAGGGCATCGCCAAGCTCGAGAAGGCACTCCCATATTGTCGCGTTGAGCAGTAA
- a CDS encoding NAD-dependent epimerase/dehydratase family protein has protein sequence MRILITGAAGYVGRYFSQHWQTDDELVLGDIHPNPDDARYIPLDITDPAQTRAAMQGIDAVVHLAKQADEGPMEGDELNNRRFDVNLKGSFNLLEAARDAGVKRFIFTSTIMTVLGYQAPEWVASDAAPRPVGSYALTKQLGEVMCAHYAQQHGMSIVCLRIPKPIDLDHPLWKTHPLRPQWVPFPDLLQAYQKAVTASIAGCEVITIVGESKQRRWDLSKAEQLLGYRPTLIPEELGYQMGSEDQPIPEESNYA, from the coding sequence ATGCGCATTTTAATCACCGGCGCTGCCGGCTACGTGGGACGCTATTTCAGCCAGCACTGGCAGACGGACGACGAACTGGTCCTGGGTGACATCCACCCGAATCCGGACGACGCCCGCTATATCCCGCTGGACATCACTGATCCTGCGCAGACCCGGGCCGCCATGCAGGGCATCGACGCCGTCGTGCATCTGGCCAAGCAGGCGGACGAAGGCCCCATGGAAGGGGATGAATTGAACAACCGCCGCTTTGACGTGAATCTCAAAGGGTCCTTCAACCTGCTCGAAGCGGCCCGCGATGCGGGTGTCAAACGCTTCATCTTTACCAGCACCATCATGACGGTACTCGGCTATCAGGCACCGGAGTGGGTCGCCTCGGATGCAGCGCCCCGGCCCGTAGGTTCGTACGCCCTGACGAAGCAACTGGGTGAAGTGATGTGTGCGCACTACGCACAGCAGCACGGCATGTCCATCGTCTGTCTGCGGATTCCCAAGCCGATCGACCTCGATCATCCGCTCTGGAAGACACATCCGCTGCGGCCACAATGGGTGCCGTTTCCGGATCTCCTGCAGGCATATCAGAAAGCGGTGACCGCTTCTATCGCAGGCTGTGAAGTCATCACCATTGTCGGTGAAAGCAAACAGCGCCGCTGGGATCTCAGCAAAGCCGAACAATTGCTCGGCTATCGACCGACGCTGATCCCGGAAGAGCTCGGCTACCAGATGGGCAGCGAAGACCAGCCGATTCCGGAAGAATCAAATTACGCGTGA
- a CDS encoding dipeptidase — protein MSNPINRRSFLGSSLAATGLSAAAASLSAAEQTAAKTGKTQQPIRNEKILHARQVALDILKPTQKELEHGLELHANSLVFDSYGFAPRAAIDGDKLAAAINDHASTAELQDLREDMSMTRCVTDPAEQREFKEAFDAAGVTCIFQNAGEEGQDPMRLIKRLARFTYTTDMLADFVPKAITPDDIEQAQKEERHCLYLTGNGVPLTQQWETTTDEMKYMRIFFQLGIRMMHMTYNRRNMLGDGCAEPANAGLSDFGREVVREMNQLGIIPDVAHSGWQTSLETAQVSEKPMVASHSTCASLHHHIRSKPDNVIKAIVETNGLIGICCIPRYLGGSGDISRLIDHIDYVVKKFGIDHIAIGTDVAYTSRNSTLENKKVPRAPRSRTPWRSLWPPDSFRTTSEMSTSVSWTNWPLFTVGLVQRGYSDEDIQKIIGGNMLRVCRESLS, from the coding sequence ATGAGTAATCCCATCAACCGCCGTTCGTTCCTGGGTTCTTCACTGGCTGCCACCGGCCTCAGCGCTGCAGCGGCCTCCCTCTCCGCCGCAGAACAGACCGCCGCTAAAACCGGTAAAACACAACAGCCCATCCGCAACGAAAAGATTCTGCACGCCCGTCAGGTCGCCCTCGATATTCTCAAGCCGACCCAGAAAGAACTCGAACACGGTCTCGAACTGCACGCGAACTCGCTCGTCTTCGATTCCTACGGCTTCGCTCCCCGGGCCGCCATCGATGGTGACAAACTCGCCGCAGCCATCAATGATCACGCTTCGACCGCAGAACTGCAGGACCTCCGCGAGGACATGTCAATGACCCGCTGCGTCACCGATCCCGCCGAACAGCGCGAATTCAAAGAAGCCTTCGATGCCGCCGGCGTGACCTGTATCTTTCAGAACGCCGGCGAGGAAGGGCAGGACCCCATGCGACTCATCAAGCGTCTCGCACGGTTCACCTACACGACCGACATGCTCGCCGATTTCGTTCCCAAGGCGATCACCCCCGATGACATCGAACAGGCTCAGAAAGAGGAACGGCACTGTCTCTATCTCACGGGCAACGGCGTTCCCCTCACACAGCAGTGGGAAACGACGACCGACGAAATGAAATACATGCGGATCTTCTTCCAGCTGGGCATCCGCATGATGCACATGACTTACAACCGCAGGAACATGCTCGGTGATGGCTGTGCCGAACCAGCCAACGCGGGACTCAGTGACTTCGGTCGCGAAGTCGTGCGGGAAATGAACCAGCTCGGCATCATCCCCGACGTGGCTCACTCCGGCTGGCAGACCAGCCTGGAGACAGCCCAGGTTTCCGAAAAACCAATGGTGGCCAGCCACTCCACCTGTGCCAGCCTGCATCACCACATCCGCAGCAAACCGGACAACGTGATCAAAGCCATCGTCGAAACCAACGGTCTGATCGGCATCTGCTGTATCCCCCGTTACCTGGGAGGCAGCGGCGATATCAGCCGGCTCATCGATCATATTGATTACGTGGTGAAGAAATTCGGTATCGACCACATCGCCATCGGCACCGATGTCGCTTACACATCCCGCAACAGTACCCTGGAAAACAAAAAGGTTCCCCGGGCACCCCGTTCGCGGACACCCTGGCGGAGCCTGTGGCCGCCCGACAGCTTCCGCACGACTTCTGAAATGAGCACCAGCGTCTCCTGGACCAACTGGCCTCTGTTTACCGTCGGACTGGTCCAGCGGGGCTACTCCGATGAAGACATTCAGAAGATCATCGGCGGTAACATGCTGCGGGTCTGTCGCGAATCACTTTCCTGA